The following proteins are encoded in a genomic region of Brachypodium distachyon strain Bd21 chromosome 1, Brachypodium_distachyon_v3.0, whole genome shotgun sequence:
- the LOC100835364 gene encoding putative ripening-related protein 5, whose amino-acid sequence MAIFFLGLATLLSTSHIASSDCQPSGILPGKSGDCDKSNSPDCCEDGKQYTQFLCSPPAVSAPSANAAVLTLNSFREGKDGGSPSECDNAFHADSELVVALSTGWFAGMARCGRSVRITVVPGGGSVSAKVVDECDSVHGCDAEHNFEAPCGNNVVDASPAVWDALGLDRNQGLQDITWSDE is encoded by the coding sequence ATGGCGATCTTCTTCCTGGGCCTGGCCACACTGCTCTCCACCTCCCACATTGCGTCCTCCGACTGCCAGCCCAGCGGGATCCTCCCGGGAAAGTCGGGCGACTGCGACAAGAGCAACAGCCCGGATTGCTGCGAGGACGGCAAGCAGTACACGCAGTTCCTCTGCTCGCCACCCGCAGTCTCCGCGCCCTCCGCAAATGCGGCCGTCCTGACGCTCAACAGCTTCAGGGAAGGCAAGGACGGCGGCAGCCCCTCAGAGTGCGACAACGCATTCCACGCCGACTCGGAGCTCGTGGTCGCGCTCTCCACCGGCTGGTTTGCGGGAATGGCCCGCTGCGGCCGCAGTGTGAGGATCACGGTCGTCCCGGGCGGGGGCTCCGTGTCCGCCAAAGTGGTGGACGAGTGCGACTCCGTGCACGGCTGCGACGCCGAGCACAACTTCGAGGCGCCTTGCGGCAACAACGTCGTCGACGCTTCCCCCGCGGTGTGGGACGCGCTGGGCCTCGACCGGAACCAAGGCTTGCAGGACATCACGTGGTCTGACGAGTAG
- the LOC100826830 gene encoding xyloglucan endotransglucosylase/hydrolase protein 31: MASISLPLLPAMAAAVLLLAMAVGSSDAQPSPGYYPSSRFRPVAFNRGYKNKWGPQHQTLSGDQSALTIWLDKTCGSGFKSKHSYRNGYFATRIKLPSGYTAGTNTAFYLSNNEAHPGFHDEIDMEFLGTIPGEPYTLQTNVYVRGSGDGRIIGREMRFHLWFDPTAGFHHYAILWNPDAITFFVDDVPIRRYERKTELTFPDREMWAYGSIWDASDWATDDGRHRADYRYQPFVARFDRFVVAGCATTAPASCRPVPASGPRGSTGLTPRQYAAMRWAQQGHMVYYYCQDFRRDRSLTPEC, from the exons ATGGCAAGCATCTccttgccgctgctgccggccatggcggcggcggtgctgctgTTGGCAATGGCCGTGGGCTCCTCCGACGCGCAGCCATCTCCCGGCTACTACCCGAGCTCGAGGTTCAGGCCGGTGGCGTTCAACCGCGGGTACAAAAACAAGTGGGGCCCCCAGCACCAGACTCTCTCCGGCGACCAGTCCGCGCTCACCATCTGGCTCGACAAGACCTGTG GGAGTGGGTTCAAGTCGAAGCATTCATACCGGAACGGCTACTTCGCCACCCGCATTAAGCTCCCCTCCGGCTACACCGCCGGCACCAACACGGCTTTCTAC CTGTCGAACAACGAGGCGCACCCTGGTTTCCACGACGAGATCGACATGGAGTTCCTGGGCACCATCCCGGGCGAGCCCTACACGCTCCAGACTAACGTCTACgtccgcggcagcggcgacggccGGATCATCGGCCGCGAGATGCGCTTCCACCTCTGGTTCGACCCCACCGCCGGCTTCCACCACTACGCCATCCTCTGGAACCCCGACGCCATCACTTTCTTCGTGGACGACGTGCCGATCCGGAGGTACGAGCGCAAGACGGAGCTGACGTTCCCGGACCGGGAGATGTGGGCCTACGGGTCCATCTGGGACGCCTCCGACTGGGCCACCGACGACGGCCGCCACAGGGCCGACTACCGGTACCAGCCCTTCGTAGCCCGCTTCGACCGCTTCGTCGTGGCCGGCTGCGCCACCACGGCCCCGGCCTCCTGCCGGCCCGTGCCGGCGTCCGGCCCACGCGGCTCCACGGGGCTCACGCCGAGGCAGTACGCCGCCATGCGCTGGGCGCAGCAGGGACACATGGTCTACTACTACTGCCAGGACTTCCGCAGGGACCGCTCCCTCACCCCCGAGTGCTAG